A single region of the Methanothermobacter sp. K4 genome encodes:
- a CDS encoding DUF6790 family protein — protein MLFLSYSNRSSLDPEKFVEILLLSILTVQVGLGSIWAFAGHTFLQDTIARYIGWPTKTHFRSLPLQTSHLVSRVFHTGNFDVILDGNHSGV, from the coding sequence ATTCTTTTTCTGTCTTACAGTAACAGGTCATCACTTGATCCTGAAAAATTTGTTGAAATACTTCTCCTTTCAATCCTCACCGTACAGGTGGGACTGGGTTCTATCTGGGCATTCGCTGGACACACATTCCTGCAGGATACGATCGCCCGCTACATAGGATGGCCGACTAAAACCCATTTCAGGAGTTTACCTTTGCAAACCTCTCATTTGGTGTCCCGGGTCTTTCATACTGGAAATTTCGATGTTATTCTGGACGGCAACCATAGTGGGGTTTAG
- a CDS encoding DUF6790 family protein, translated as MLFWTATIVGFSVFYPGAAYGHIMDALMMGSYSPGIQVHHFTVISVYL; from the coding sequence ATGTTATTCTGGACGGCAACCATAGTGGGGTTTAGCGTATTCTACCCTGGAGCCGCTTATGGACATATCATGGATGCGCTTATGATGGGAAGCTACTCTCCGGGCATACAGGTGCACCACTTCACAGTGATATCGGTGTACCTCTGA
- a CDS encoding cation diffusion facilitator family transporter, with protein sequence MDDVERMRLGRRAALAGIGGNIILTTLNFIVGVSSGSVALVAEAAHTLSDVMTSIITYIGFRIGQRPPDREHPYGHGRAEALVGLVVVLFLGIISYEIVSEAYRKLFIEVAPPDYTAALMAAAGIVANISMTLYIRRIGERINSPAIVADAQHQKVDIFSCIAIMVGVAGSNLGFRFLDPLVAVIIAVLVLKTAFDVGRENVNNILGAVPSPALMRDIETAALSVDGVMGIHDVRINYFGPYAAADIHIEVDGNLVLREAHRIAHDVEGKIIADVDMIKIVNVHVCPVGEKTRCADW encoded by the coding sequence GTGGATGATGTTGAGAGGATGCGCCTTGGAAGGCGCGCAGCTCTTGCGGGTATAGGTGGCAACATAATTCTAACAACCCTGAATTTCATTGTGGGGGTGTCCTCTGGTAGTGTTGCCCTTGTTGCTGAGGCCGCCCACACCCTATCCGACGTCATGACATCAATAATCACATACATAGGATTCAGAATAGGGCAGCGACCACCTGACAGGGAGCATCCCTACGGGCATGGGAGGGCTGAGGCTCTTGTTGGGCTTGTGGTTGTTTTATTCCTTGGTATCATATCCTATGAGATAGTTTCTGAGGCATACCGTAAACTTTTCATTGAAGTGGCACCTCCAGATTACACCGCCGCCCTTATGGCGGCTGCGGGTATAGTTGCAAACATTTCCATGACCCTATATATAAGGAGAATTGGCGAGAGGATAAACAGCCCCGCAATAGTGGCGGATGCCCAGCACCAGAAGGTTGACATCTTTTCGTGTATAGCCATAATGGTGGGTGTTGCAGGGTCCAACCTGGGTTTTAGGTTCCTAGACCCCCTGGTTGCCGTGATAATAGCAGTGCTTGTTCTGAAAACCGCCTTTGATGTTGGCCGTGAAAATGTCAACAATATACTTGGAGCGGTTCCATCTCCCGCGCTTATGAGGGACATTGAGACAGCAGCCCTATCTGTGGACGGGGTCATGGGCATACATGATGTCCGTATAAATTACTTTGGACCCTATGCTGCAGCTGATATCCACATCGAGGTTGATGGGAACCTAGTACTCCGTGAAGCCCACAGAATAGCACATGATGTTGAGGGAAAAATCATAGCTGATGTTGATATGATAAAAATTGTCAATGTCCATGTATGCCCTGTGGGGGAAAAAACACGGTGCGCCGACTGGTAA
- a CDS encoding pyridoxal phosphate-dependent aminotransferase → MHGSLFMAAGRAIKMTEFASRIRDIRLSEIRKMFEVAGEDTINLGIGEPDFNVPEHVREALKEAVDEGLTHYTSNMGMDELREAISEKLRTENRVHVEPESIIVTVGASEAIFMCTQALLDRGERALIPDPGFLSYDACVKLAEAISVPVPLSMEEGFSMTPERVESLITDDTRVIIMNSPSNPTGSVMGKEEVKGVAEIAEDRDLLIISDEIYEKIIYDGKHYSPARFTDNALVINGFSKTYAMTGLRIGYVAGREDIIEELLKVHQYNTACAPSVSQFAALAALRGPQDCVKEMVDEFKRRRDLMFRSLTEMGLECTLPGGAFYMFPHVGDSRGFTEGALDAGVAVVPGSAFGSAGSDYVRMSYATSYELIEEAMERLKTMCGV, encoded by the coding sequence ATGCATGGATCGCTGTTCATGGCAGCAGGAAGGGCGATTAAGATGACAGAATTTGCTTCAAGAATAAGGGACATAAGGCTCTCAGAGATAAGGAAAATGTTTGAAGTTGCAGGTGAGGACACAATAAACCTCGGGATAGGTGAACCTGATTTCAATGTACCTGAACATGTGCGTGAAGCCCTCAAGGAAGCTGTGGACGAGGGACTGACACACTACACATCAAACATGGGTATGGATGAATTAAGAGAGGCCATCTCAGAGAAACTCAGAACAGAAAATCGGGTCCATGTGGAACCTGAGTCGATAATAGTAACCGTTGGCGCCAGTGAAGCGATATTCATGTGCACACAGGCCCTTCTTGATAGGGGGGAGCGCGCACTGATACCTGACCCTGGTTTCCTATCATACGATGCCTGTGTGAAGCTGGCAGAGGCCATAAGTGTCCCTGTACCCCTCAGTATGGAGGAAGGATTCTCCATGACCCCTGAAAGGGTTGAATCACTTATCACAGACGATACAAGGGTCATAATAATGAACTCACCATCCAATCCAACAGGTAGCGTTATGGGTAAAGAAGAGGTTAAGGGCGTCGCTGAAATAGCAGAGGACAGGGATCTACTCATAATCTCCGATGAAATCTATGAAAAGATCATCTATGATGGAAAACATTACAGCCCCGCCCGTTTCACAGATAACGCCCTGGTCATCAATGGTTTCTCAAAGACATATGCCATGACCGGACTCAGGATAGGTTACGTTGCCGGCCGTGAAGATATAATTGAGGAGCTTCTTAAGGTTCACCAGTACAATACCGCCTGCGCACCATCCGTGTCACAGTTTGCTGCCCTTGCAGCCCTCAGGGGCCCCCAGGACTGTGTGAAGGAGATGGTGGATGAGTTCAAAAGAAGGCGTGACCTCATGTTCAGGTCCCTCACTGAAATGGGCCTTGAATGCACTCTTCCAGGCGGTGCATTCTACATGTTCCCCCACGTGGGTGACTCCAGGGGTTTTACAGAAGGGGCGCTTGATGCCGGTGTTGCAGTTGTCCCTGGATCTGCATTCGGAAGTGCAGGTTCAGATTATGTTAGAATGTCCTATGCAACATCCTATGAGCTTATAGAGGAGGCCATGGAACGCTTGAAAACCATGTGTGGTGTTTGA
- a CDS encoding radical SAM protein, whose protein sequence is MQLREYNVIIKNPRMVDVRVASCYPGPYRTAMSSLGYHIIYHLINSRDDAWCERAIHPYKRSLESGSPLRDFDIISFTVHYEEDYFRVLQMLRDGGVSPRRDERDGPLVIAGGPCITSNPLPLSDFIDLFIIGEAEPVLNRLIDRYLELDDPRREIDEFMDIRGVYIPDNPAERVIVEDMDRACHPVRQIVPVTEDKKMVPSLGRSFLLGVSRGCSRGCRFCMSGYLYRPKRETSLTRLLDIAERGRNATGYSKVSLIGAAASDYSRIDELSSRLVDMDFMVSMPSLRIESLSPHLMDTLLEGGLKTVTVAPESTLKLRRKLNKPISDSMVFKKTEDAIKRGFRVKMYFLTGVPGESEADLEDLARLIRGLHEIRRGMVSFSINPLIPKPHTPLQWMEYDMRKMKRKIKLLRKLTGGIPVKFGSPRSGLIQYVLSTGGPETGKLIESASLSKVPLREWELYCRRRNPGDALPWDNINLGLRKDFLMKEYIRMKEERLTPWCEESGCHGCMDRCSWQQEGRLR, encoded by the coding sequence ATGCAGCTTCGGGAATACAATGTCATCATCAAGAACCCCCGGATGGTTGATGTCAGGGTCGCATCCTGTTACCCGGGGCCCTACAGGACCGCCATGTCCTCACTCGGTTACCATATAATATACCATCTTATAAATTCAAGGGATGATGCATGGTGTGAGCGGGCGATACACCCCTACAAACGAAGCCTTGAATCTGGAAGTCCGCTGAGGGACTTTGATATAATCAGCTTCACTGTGCACTACGAGGAGGACTATTTCAGGGTCCTCCAGATGCTGAGGGATGGTGGTGTTTCGCCAAGGAGGGATGAACGTGATGGTCCCCTTGTAATCGCAGGGGGGCCCTGCATAACATCCAACCCCCTTCCACTCTCAGATTTCATTGATCTATTCATAATAGGTGAGGCTGAGCCGGTGCTCAACAGGTTAATCGATCGTTATCTTGAGCTGGATGATCCTCGCCGTGAGATTGACGAATTCATGGATATAAGGGGTGTTTACATTCCTGACAACCCTGCAGAGAGGGTCATTGTTGAGGATATGGACAGGGCATGTCACCCTGTAAGACAGATAGTTCCCGTTACAGAGGATAAAAAGATGGTCCCCTCACTTGGGCGGTCATTCCTCCTGGGTGTTTCACGGGGGTGTTCAAGGGGCTGCCGTTTCTGCATGTCCGGCTACCTCTACCGCCCCAAGCGTGAGACATCACTCACCAGACTCCTTGATATCGCAGAGAGGGGCCGTAATGCCACTGGCTACAGTAAAGTCTCACTTATAGGTGCTGCTGCCTCTGACTATTCACGTATAGATGAACTCTCCTCCAGACTTGTGGATATGGATTTCATGGTTTCCATGCCATCACTCAGAATAGAATCACTATCACCCCACCTCATGGACACGCTGCTTGAAGGGGGACTTAAAACAGTTACCGTGGCGCCAGAATCAACCCTTAAATTGCGAAGAAAACTTAACAAGCCCATAAGCGATAGTATGGTATTTAAAAAAACAGAGGATGCTATAAAAAGGGGTTTTCGTGTTAAAATGTACTTCCTTACAGGGGTCCCAGGGGAGTCAGAGGCGGACCTTGAGGATCTGGCGCGCCTCATACGTGGGCTCCATGAAATAAGAAGGGGGATGGTAAGTTTCAGCATCAACCCCCTCATCCCCAAACCACACACCCCCCTCCAGTGGATGGAATATGACATGAGGAAAATGAAGAGGAAGATCAAACTTCTGAGGAAACTCACAGGGGGGATTCCTGTTAAATTTGGAAGTCCCCGCAGTGGGCTCATACAGTATGTGCTCTCAACAGGCGGCCCTGAAACCGGAAAACTCATTGAAAGTGCTTCCCTTTCAAAGGTACCCCTGAGGGAATGGGAGCTCTACTGCAGAAGGAGAAACCCCGGCGATGCTCTCCCATGGGATAATATCAACCTCGGACTGAGGAAGGACTTCCTTATGAAAGAATACATTAGGATGAAGGAGGAGAGATTAACACCATGGTGTGAGGAGTCAGGATGCCATGGATGCATGGATCGCTGTTCATGGCAGCAGGAAGGGCGATTAAGATGA
- a CDS encoding phosphopantetheine adenylyltransferase produces MKVKKYSLVAVGGTFDRFHKGHRRLLDEAFRVGHTVMIGVTSDEFASAKGDDIEPCSVRMKNLEDYLSDKDTEYHIMRLEDPYGTTVTDERFDAIVVSRETEPVAHEINEIRKRKGFRELDIITIDMVPADDGIPISSTRIRRGEIDRMGHLIERIRHAIKRKRNR; encoded by the coding sequence ATGAAGGTAAAGAAGTACTCACTTGTTGCTGTTGGAGGAACCTTTGACAGATTTCATAAGGGCCACAGAAGGCTCCTTGATGAGGCATTCCGTGTAGGGCATACCGTGATGATTGGTGTAACATCAGATGAATTTGCCTCGGCAAAGGGAGATGATATAGAACCCTGCAGTGTCAGGATGAAGAATCTTGAGGATTATCTTTCGGATAAGGATACCGAGTACCATATAATGAGGCTGGAGGACCCCTATGGCACCACGGTTACAGATGAACGCTTCGATGCCATAGTGGTAAGCAGGGAGACCGAGCCGGTTGCCCATGAGATAAATGAAATAAGAAAAAGAAAGGGTTTCAGGGAACTTGATATCATAACCATTGACATGGTGCCCGCAGATGATGGTATCCCCATCTCATCCACCAGGATAAGGAGGGGGGAGATAGACAGGATGGGGCATCTGATTGAGAGGATACGCCATGCCATAAAGAGGAAGAGAAATCGGTGA
- the yjjX gene encoding inosine/xanthosine triphosphatase produces MRVNVGSTNPVKVKATENVLGKIFDEIEVRGVEVDSGVSDQPVGLEETVEGAINRARGAFINCELSVGIESGLHRVPGTITGFVDLQWCAIYDGDHVTVGVSAGFEYPPRVVEEVLSGREVGDVMDELTGVDELGRKRGAVSFLSHGLLDRVGNTEQCVLMAMIPRMNPSLYGLE; encoded by the coding sequence ATGAGGGTTAATGTGGGATCAACAAATCCTGTTAAGGTTAAGGCCACAGAGAATGTCCTTGGAAAGATATTCGATGAAATTGAGGTCAGGGGTGTTGAGGTTGACTCAGGAGTATCTGATCAGCCAGTGGGTCTTGAGGAGACTGTTGAGGGGGCCATCAACCGTGCAAGAGGGGCTTTCATCAACTGTGAGCTGAGTGTTGGTATAGAGTCCGGGCTTCACAGGGTACCGGGGACAATCACGGGATTTGTGGACCTCCAGTGGTGCGCCATATATGATGGTGATCATGTAACAGTGGGGGTGAGCGCAGGCTTTGAATACCCTCCCAGGGTGGTTGAGGAGGTCCTCTCAGGCAGGGAGGTTGGGGATGTTATGGATGAACTTACAGGTGTGGATGAACTGGGTAGGAAGAGGGGTGCTGTGAGTTTCCTCTCCCATGGGCTGCTTGACCGTGTTGGGAATACAGAGCAGTGCGTCCTCATGGCCATGATACCCCGCATGAACCCCTCACTCTATGGTCTTGAATAG
- a CDS encoding dolichyl-diphosphooligosaccharide--protein glycosyltransferase subunit STT3 encodes MFFLEVNENVKIFLLMLLIFFTGFILRADTVHLGDVNGTERAYLTDDQGLPYMYELDSYYNYRITENYLKNGHPGDTLRAGIPWDSYSYYPPGRPAVYPPVISWVSIMLYRLLDPFTDMSLYELCFWLPAVVAPFAGTVMFFLIRKYAGDAAGFAGGILMVTAPLYFARTIPGFFDTDMFNCLMPALIVLFYTGVVESRDKYGYITSGLLFAVSMLLFSLSWTGWPFMFYVTLASAFIYSIISWRMGTLDLSCIERLFLPVFLAILLIGLFNGPQQLSGINPLAILDSTSSTGPWPDIYESVSELGHPSVEVFISAGGPLNLGFGVFGALVIISIFIRGDMRRKHLPSFNPFILTLSLVWMLAGLTAYYISVRFGILAITPLTFISGIFIGVVFSYMRAISCRWNFRVDIPVILLMVLIISVATIEAAEIGRVPFINDDFADAADFLKDGTGEGTVVVTEWSYGHYITAAAERPVLFDGGSQNTPRAYWIFRAFETDNESLSVGILTMLTSSGDSAVSFLENRTGNTSLTVQILNDILGVDRRSAEEILIRKYGLDMGFADKLLGYTHPERRDYVILTTEGMKYIGYWYLYYGSWNFTSKTQKPLYEVADTGRSEMLESVEEGSWRGKRPYRFIIKDGNSVKRVNVDESSNFSVIFLPDEGEAIIIDRRFDDSLFVKLVLLEEEGEHFRRIYRNRHVTIWGLR; translated from the coding sequence GTGTTTTTCCTGGAAGTCAATGAAAACGTGAAGATCTTTCTTCTGATGTTGCTCATATTCTTCACGGGCTTCATCCTGAGAGCTGACACGGTTCATCTTGGAGACGTCAATGGGACTGAGAGGGCATATCTCACAGATGATCAGGGCCTCCCATACATGTATGAACTGGACTCCTACTACAACTACCGCATCACAGAGAACTACCTGAAAAACGGTCATCCTGGGGATACACTGAGAGCCGGGATTCCATGGGACTCCTATTCCTATTACCCCCCGGGAAGACCCGCTGTCTATCCACCAGTGATATCATGGGTTTCTATAATGCTCTACAGGCTTCTTGACCCCTTCACAGATATGAGCCTCTATGAGCTCTGCTTCTGGTTGCCGGCTGTTGTGGCACCCTTTGCAGGTACTGTGATGTTCTTCCTCATCAGAAAGTATGCTGGTGACGCTGCAGGGTTCGCTGGGGGTATCCTGATGGTCACAGCACCCCTCTACTTTGCAAGGACCATCCCAGGCTTTTTTGATACAGACATGTTCAACTGTCTGATGCCAGCTTTAATTGTGCTTTTCTACACGGGTGTGGTGGAATCCAGGGATAAATATGGATACATCACTTCCGGGTTACTCTTTGCGGTTTCCATGCTGCTTTTCTCCCTTTCATGGACAGGTTGGCCTTTCATGTTTTATGTTACCCTTGCATCGGCCTTTATTTATTCAATCATATCATGGAGGATGGGAACGCTTGATTTATCATGCATTGAGAGGCTCTTCCTTCCAGTTTTTTTGGCAATTCTTCTAATAGGATTATTCAATGGCCCCCAGCAGCTTTCAGGGATCAACCCCCTTGCCATCCTTGACTCAACATCATCGACCGGGCCATGGCCAGATATCTATGAGTCGGTCTCAGAACTTGGCCATCCCTCAGTTGAGGTGTTCATCTCCGCTGGGGGACCCCTCAACCTGGGGTTCGGTGTTTTCGGGGCTCTTGTGATTATCAGCATCTTTATAAGGGGAGATATGAGGAGGAAACATCTCCCATCATTCAACCCATTCATCCTTACCCTTTCACTGGTATGGATGCTGGCAGGGCTTACCGCATATTATATAAGTGTTCGCTTCGGTATTCTCGCAATAACCCCCCTCACATTCATATCAGGCATATTCATTGGTGTTGTCTTCTCATATATGAGGGCCATCAGCTGCAGATGGAACTTCAGGGTGGATATTCCTGTGATTCTTCTAATGGTCCTCATAATCTCAGTGGCCACCATCGAGGCTGCTGAGATTGGCAGGGTTCCATTTATAAATGATGACTTCGCGGATGCGGCGGATTTTCTGAAGGATGGGACAGGAGAGGGCACCGTTGTTGTGACTGAATGGAGCTATGGCCACTACATCACAGCCGCTGCAGAAAGACCGGTTCTTTTTGATGGGGGATCACAGAATACCCCGAGGGCATACTGGATTTTCAGGGCATTCGAGACAGACAATGAGAGTTTATCTGTTGGGATATTAACGATGCTCACATCGTCAGGGGACTCAGCAGTTTCATTCCTTGAAAACAGGACAGGAAACACGTCACTAACGGTTCAGATACTCAACGATATCCTTGGTGTCGACAGAAGATCTGCGGAGGAAATACTAATCAGAAAGTACGGCCTTGACATGGGGTTTGCAGATAAACTCCTTGGATATACCCATCCAGAGAGAAGGGACTATGTTATTCTAACAACTGAGGGTATGAAGTACATAGGTTACTGGTACCTTTACTATGGCTCATGGAACTTCACCTCAAAGACCCAGAAGCCTCTCTATGAGGTTGCAGATACCGGAAGGTCTGAAATGCTGGAATCGGTTGAGGAGGGCTCATGGAGGGGTAAGAGACCCTACCGTTTCATAATAAAAGACGGAAATTCTGTGAAAAGGGTTAATGTGGATGAATCCAGCAATTTTTCTGTTATATTTCTCCCAGATGAAGGTGAGGCCATAATTATTGATAGGAGATTTGATGATTCCCTATTTGTAAAACTGGTGCTCCTTGAAGAGGAAGGCGAACACTTCAGGAGAATATACAGAAATCGTCATGTAACAATCTGGGGGTTGAGGTGA